One Manihot esculenta cultivar AM560-2 chromosome 6, M.esculenta_v8, whole genome shotgun sequence DNA segment encodes these proteins:
- the LOC110618151 gene encoding stemmadenine O-acetyltransferase, producing MNPVNVSIISREIIKPSSPTPQALKCFKLSLLDQLAPAAFVPMIMYFAPTADSNLKNQERIDLLKKSLSQTLTLFYPLAGRLKENLFIECNDEGVDFIEARVNCPLLDILRRPEADDLDQFLPEEYHVPELASSLESQVAVQVNIFSCGGMAIGTCISHKLVDGITHTSLINLWASMARGSDKYLSPIFVGSHLFPPRDLSGLLPALDVPKSKTITKRFVFDLSKVAAFRERVFGNSSARNLPSRVEIVSALIWKYAVEASRAKSSGSSKNQSFLTQTVNLRGRMDPPLPENTAGNLLWLAMTPAPSDSREMKMHELVYQIRNAFKKFDRDSVKKLQGENGFLELGKTLKQIGELVSKDVNIYRFTSLRKFKLHEADFGWGKPVWVSSAGLTFKNVVVLIESSAGDRVDAWVTLEEQEMAIFQRNQELLSFDSPSQSASRLLLNSRI from the coding sequence ATGAATCCAGTCAATGTTTCCATCATATCCAGAGAGATCATCAAACCATCATCTCCAACTCCTCAAGCTCTCAAATGCTTCAAGCTTTCGCTCCTCGACCAGCTTGCTCCTGCAGCTTTCGTCCCTATGATCATGTACTTTGCTCCAACTGCTGATTCAAACCTCAAGAATCAAGAAAGGATTGATCTGCTTAAGAAATCTTTATCGCAAACCTTGACCTTATTCTATCCTCTGGCTGGAAGACTAAAAGAGAATCTATTCATTGAGTGTAACGATGAAGGAGTTGATTTCATTGAAGCCAGAGTGAACTGTCCTCTTTTGGATATTCTCCGGAGACCTGAAGCTGATGATTTGGATCAATTTCTGCCAGAGGAATATCATGTCCCTGAGCTGGCCTCGTCCCTGGAATCCCAAGTCGCTGTTCAAGTTAATATATTTAGCTGCGGAGGAATGGCGATTGGCACATGTATATCTCATAAGCTTGTTGACGGCATCACACACACTTCCTTGATCAACTTGTGGGCTTCAATGGCTCGAGGTTCTGATAAATATTTGTCGCCAATTTTTGTGGGATCCCATCTCTTCCCCCCAAGAGATTTATCTGGGCTACTGCCGGCGCTTGACGTACCCAAGTCCAAAACCATTACTAAAAGATTTGTGTTTGATCTCTCGAAGGTCGCTGCTTTCAGAGAAAGAGTATTTGGCAATTCAAGTGCTCGTAATCTCCCTAGTCGTGTTGAAATAGTGTCTGCATTAATCTGGAAATATGCTGTAGAAGCATCAAGAGCAAAATCATCAGGATCCAGTAAAAATCAATCTTTCCTGACACAGACTGTGAATTTACGTGGTAGAATGGATCCACCATTGCCAGAAAACACCGCAGGAAATCTTCTTTGGCTGGCCATGACACCGGCGCCAAGTGATAGCAGGGAGATGAAGATGCATGAGTTGGTGTATCAGATTCGAAATGCTTTCAAGAAATTTGATAGAGACTCTGTGAAGAAATTGCAGGGTGAAAATGGGTTTTTGGAGCTAGGGAAGACTCTGAAGCAAATCGGAGAACTTGTTTCAAAAGATGTGAACATATACAGATTTACTAGTCTGAGAAAATTCAAGCTACATGAAGCTGATTTTGGTTGGGGGAAGCCTGTGTGGGTGAGTAGTGCAGGATTGACATTCAAGAATGTAGTTGTGTTGATTGAAAGTAGCGCTGGCGATCGAGTTGATGCTTGGGTGACATTAGAGGAACAAGAAATGGCAATTTTCCAGCGCAACCAGGAGCTTCTTTCATTCGATTCCCCCTCTCAAAGTGCTTCCCGTTTGCTGCTTAATTCTCGAATTTAA
- the LOC110617117 gene encoding stemmadenine O-acetyltransferase, which translates to MEVQIISKHIVKPSSSTPQHLRTYVLSLLDQLAPPVYIPMILFYSETGDGNSCQKSHRLKTSLSKTLTHFYPFAGRLKDGFSVDCNDEGASFVEANVAGEMSMILEEPDMHKLEKLLPCKPHDVSPEISSQVILAAQVNHFACGGMAVSVCIWHAIGDASAVASFLTSWAAIARGSSDDIEGVISDCTSLFPPQDVSSFSLRNFFNEDLLSKITMKRFLFNSSKLATLREEIGNSSCLDPPTRFEAVAALIWKAVMAETEEENGDETKTNEINVATIAVGLRKRMIPQLPKLSIGNIYQVAMANCSTNDDKLVDYNGLATKLHESIGKMNNDYVRMIHAGGRYFQFLKKKGEELGKNPNLMKVFGFSSWCRFPFYEADFGWGKPSWVTTALKLHKVAIFIDSKDGEGIEAWVCLPKEDMVKFEQNPGMCAYSSFKPST; encoded by the coding sequence ATGGAAGTTCAAATCATTTCAAAACATATTGTCAAACCCTCTTCTTCAACACCACAACACCTAAGAACCTACGTCCTCTCTCTCCTTGACCAATTAGCTCCCCCAGTTTACATTCCCATGATTCTCTTCTATTCAGAGACTGGCGATGGAAATTCCTGCCAAAAATCTCATCGCCTGAAAACATCCTTGTCAAAGACATTAACCCACTTCTATCCTTTCGCCGGACGACTTAAGGATGGTTTTTCTGTTGACTGCAATGATGAAGGTGCCTCATTTGTTGAAGCAAATGTAGCTGGAGAAATGTCCATGATACTTGAAGAACCAGACATGCATAAGTTGGAAAAGCTACTACCTTGTAAGCCACATGATGTATCACCTGAGATAAGCTCTCAGGTGATCTTAGCAGCCCAAGTTAATCATTTTGCTTGTGGTGGAATGGCAGTGAGTGTTTGTATTTGGCATGCAATTGGGGATGCATCAGCAGTGGCGTCCTTTCTTACTAGTTGGGCTGCAATTGCCAGGGGCTCCAGTGATGATATTGAAGGTGTAATCTCTGATTGCACCTCGCTTTTCCCTCCACAAGACGTATCAAGTTTCTCGTTACGTAATTTCTTCAACGAGGACTTGTTAAGTAAAATTACGATGAAAAGGTTCCTGTTTAACAGCTCTAAGTTAGCTACACTGAGAGAAGAAATAGGCAACAGCTCATGTTTGGATCCTCCAACACGATTTGAGGCTGTGGCAGCTCTCATTTGGAAAGCTGTGATGGCTGAAACTGAAGAAGAAAATGGAGACGAAACTAAAACTAACGAGATTAATGTTGCAACTATTGCAGTGGGTCTGCGGAAAAGAATGATTCCACAGTTGCCAAAGCTATCAATTGGAAACATCTATCAAGTGGCAATGGCTAATTGTTCCACGAATGACGATAAACTGGTAGACTATAATGGTTTAGCAACAAAGCTTCATGAGTCAATAGGGAAGATGAACAATGACTATGTAAGAATGATCCACGCTGGTGGTAGATACTTCCAGTTTCTGAAGAAAAAGGGCGAGGAGCTTGGAAAAAATCCTAACCTGATGAAGGTATTTGGTTTCAGTAGTTGGTGCAGATTTCCATTCTACGAAGCTGATTTTGGGTGGGGAAAGCCCAGTTGGGTAACCACTGCCTTGAAACTTCACAAGGTTGCCATCTTCATAGACAGCAAAGATGGTGAAGGAATAGAAGCATGGGTGTGCTTGCCAAAGGAAGATATGGTGAAGTTTGAACAAAATCCTGGCATGTGTGCCTATTCATCTTTCAAGCCAAGCACTTAA